Proteins encoded by one window of Castor canadensis chromosome 2, mCasCan1.hap1v2, whole genome shotgun sequence:
- the LOC109696805 gene encoding GTPase IMAP family member 7 codes for MAGNENITLRIVLVGKTGSGKSATANTILGEQKFPSKISAHAVTKTCQKASRKWKGRDLLVVDTPGLFDTKERLENTCVEISKCVLSSCPGPHAIVIVIQLGRFTEEELRTLALIKAVFGKPAMKHMIVLFTRKEELKNESLENFIKEADVNLKSIINECGNRYCAISNSADRAERESHVQELVELIEKMVQDNGGTYFSDDIYKDTEERLKQRAEVLKKIYTEQLHNEIKLIEKEFANKSSQQKEEKIKIARRKYEDNIRNIREEAERNIFSDVLNRILKTLSKIWNMFWN; via the coding sequence ATGGCTGGCAATGAAAACATCACTCTGAGGATTGTTCTGGTAGGGAAAACCGGAAGTGGGAAAAGTGCCACCGCAAACACCATCCTTGGGGAACAGAAATTTCCTTCAAAGATTTCTGCCCATGCTGTTACCAAGACCTGTCAGAAAGCATCCCGGAAATGGAAGGGGAGAGACCTTCTCGTTGTTGACACCCCAGGGCTCTTCGACACCAAGGAGAGGTTGGAAAACACCTGCGTGGAAATCAGCAAGTGTGTGCTGTCCTCCTGCCCGGGACCTCATGCCATCGTCATAGTTATACAGCTGGGCCGTTTCACAGAAGAGGAGCTGAGGACTTTGGCTTTGATCAAGGCGGTCTTTGGGAAGCCTGCCATGAAGCATATGATTGTCTTATTCACTCGCAAAGAAGAGTTAAAGAATGAAAGCCTTGAGAACTTTATAAAAGAGGCAGATGTGAATCTAAAAAGCATCATAAACGAGTGTGGGAACCGCTACTGTGCCATCAGCAACAGTGCAGACAGGGCCGAGAGGGAAAGTCACGTGCAGGAGCTGGTGGAGCTGATAGAGAAGATGGTACAGGACAATGGAGGGACTTACTTTTCTGATGACATTTACAAGGACACAGAGGAAAGGCTGAAACAACGTGCTgaggttttaaagaaaatttacacCGAGCAATTACATAATGAAATCAAACTAATAGAAAAGGAATTTGCTAATAAGTCAAGTcaacaaaaggaggaaaaaattaaaattgcaagGAGGAAGTATGAGGACAACATAAGAAATATAAGGGAAGAGGCTGAGAGAAACATATTTTCAGATGTTTTAAACAGGATTTTGAAGACACTTTCAAAAATATGGAATATGTTTTGGAATTAA